A segment of the Chitinophagales bacterium genome:
CTTGGGGGCAAGCGGATTAATCTTGCCCAAAAATTTGGATTTGCCCTTTAAGCTCGTAAAAATCTATGAGAATTATGAGCATCCCACCCCTGACAGGAGAAAAAACCCTGTCAGGGTTAGCTAAACCAAAGCACAAATATTTATTGATTTTTATTTCATAGCTTTATATAAATTAATGTAATTGCTATGAGTAACAAAATCATAGAATTAGAACCTAAAAAAAGATACCATATCTTTAACCGGGCCAATGGCAATGAAAGCTGCTTTCTTTCAGATGACAACTATAGATACTTCCTAAGAAAATATAAAACACACATCTACCCTATTGCAGATACCTACACTTATTGCCTGATGCCCAATCATTTTCATTTTGTGGTGAAAATTAAAAAAACCGAGGATATAGAAACATACATCAAAAAGAATCCCAAAACTTTTCCAAAGTTCCAAGCTATGGAAAATCAAGATTCAGAAACAACCCTGACAGAGTTCCGAACCTCGAAAAACCTTCAAGGTTTCAAAAACCTTGAAGGTTTGGTATCGCAACAATTCAGCAACTTTTTTAACGCCTATACCAAAGCCTTTAACAATCAGCAAAACCGTAAAGGCAGTTTATTTATGCACACCTTCAAAAGAAACCCCATCATCACCGACCAATATTTTTGCAAAGCCATCCACTATACCCACTACAATCCCGTTGAAGCAGGCCTTTGCAAAACTCCTGATGAATGGAAGTTTTCCTCTTACAATGCCATCATCAGCAACAAAGACTCACTGATCAAAAAAGAAGAAGTACTTGACAGCTTTGGAGGCCTGGAAAATTTCATCCACTGCCATACAGAGCCTCCAAATTTAACAGGAATAGATTTGAAGTTTACGTAACCCACATTTTAAAAACCTTCAAGGTTTCAAAAAAACCTTGAAGGTTTGAACCAAAAACACCAAACCATGCTCAAACGCACCTTACTCTTCAGCAATCCGTACCACCTCAGCACAACAAGCAATCAACTGGTGGTAAATACAAAAGGAAACGGAACGTCCAGAACAGTGCCCATAGAAGACCTGGGCTTTGTTGTATTGGAACACCCACAGATCACCTTTACCCAAAGCGCGATGCAATTGCTATCAGAAAACAATACAGCAGTGGTATTTTGCAATAACAAATACCTACCTGTTTCTATGCTGCTCAACCTCAATGCCAATACCGTACAAACAGAAACCTTTCGCTATCAGCTCAACGCCAGTGAGCCTTTGAAAAAACAAATCTGGCAGCAGACCATTAAAGCTAAAATTAGGAATCAGGCAGCAGCCCTGGACTTGGCAAACTTTTCCAAAGTTGAGAACTTTGGAAAAGTTGGGCTTGGAAACGAAGCCCTACTGCACATCGCCAAAAACGTAAAAAGCGGAGATGTCACCAACAGGGAAGGCGAGGCAGCCCGAAGGTATTGGCCTTTGTTCTTTGGAAGGGATTTCGCGCGAGAACGCTTTGGGGAAAGCCCCAACCCGGCATTGAATTACGGCTATGCTATTATCAGGGCTGCAACTGCAAGAGCACTATCAGGCTCAGGCCTCCTCCCTATCCTCGGTATCCACCATCGCAATAAATACAACGCCTATTGCCTGGCAGATGATATTATGGAGCCCTATCGCCCAATAGTGGATTTACAGGTAAAGGATATGCTGGAAAACGAAATGGACTGTGAAGATCTCAAGCAGGATTCAAAAGCTTGTCTATTGGAGTTGCTCAGTGCGGATGTGCAAATGGGAAAGAATAAAAGGCCACTTATGGTGGCTCTTTCTGAAACCACAGCCTCGCTGGCAAAGGTATTTAAGGGAGAGAGCAAAAAAATGAAATACCCTCAACTCTGACAAGGGGAGACTTCAACTCTGATAGGGTTCAAAAAACCCTGTCAGAGTTTGGTTCAAAGTAAAAATTATGCGACACAGCAGACTAAACGCTTATCATATTATGTGGCTATTTGTATTTTTCGATTTGCCTACCAATACCAAGACCGAGCGCAAAAACGCTTCCGGTTTCAGGAAAAAACTAATGGCTGACGGTTTTACCATGATGCAATACAGTGTATATTCCAGGCATTGCGCCAGCCGAGAAAGCTCGGCTGTTCATATCAAGCGGGTAAAATCCTTTGTCCCCAGCAAAGGACAGGTGAGCATTATGGAAATCACCGACAAACAATATGGCACTATTATGAATTTTTGGGGCAAAAAAACCGATCCATTGCCCGAAGGGCCTAAGCAGTTGGAGTTGTTTTAACCCAAAAAAACCTTCAAGGATCACGAAAAAACCTTCAAGGTTTAACACCCGCATGACAAACATCCTCAACTCGAAAAACCTTGAAGGTTTCATGTCTCCTTCCACAAAAACCTTCAAGGTTCAAGAAAAAAACCTTGAAGGTTTGGGACTAAAAAAACGGCAGCAGCAAAGGCTTTCCCAATGCAATACTGCCGTTAAATACTTTGATATTTCTTTCCAATTCAATGATATACAAGCGATTATCAGGCGCTGTAATATCAAAGATCAATTTTTACAATCAAACCACAACCTTTAAAAGCTTTATTGCATAAGTGGCACTAATATCAAAGATCAATTTTTACAATCAAACCACAACTTTTGCGCCTGGCTTTTCGCTTGGAACGTCAATATCAAAGATCAATTTTTACAATCAAACCACAACCTACCTTATCAGCCACTATTTTGGCGTCAAAATATCAAAGATCAATTTTTACAATCAAACCACAACCCTGATCATCCGTATGCGCTCCTGGAAGCGAATATCAAAGATCAATTTTTACAATCAAACCACAACTGCAAATGGCAGTTATAACGAGAGCTTTCGAATATCAAAGATCAATTTTTACAATCAAACCACAACCTTTGCAGAACAATTATAGAACTGTTGGTCAATATCAAAGATCAATTTTTACAATCAAACCACAACACTTTTCTTCTTATTCTCATTTCCTTGTTAATATCAAAGATCAATTTTTACAATCAAACCACAACTTCGTTTCTCCTCATACTAAAACACGCAAAAATATCAAAGATCAATTTTTACAATCAAACCACAACTGTTTGGTGGCGTTTTTATTCCGTTGTACTAATATCAAAGATCAATTTTTACAATCAAACCACAACTGGGTAACGACAAGCTAAACAACGTGGCTCAATATCAAAGATCAATTTTTACAATCAAACCACAACTGCTCCTGGCTGTTCTTAGCTCTAATTTCAAATATCAAAGATCAATTTTTACAATCAAACCACAACCACGCCTGCCGTGCGCAGTTCAAACTGCCGAATATCAAAGATCAATTTTTACAATCAAACCACAACACAGGCTTGATAACAGGCGGCTGGGCTGATAATATCAAAGATCAATTTTTACAATCAAACCACAACTCTGGCCCATTCCTCGGCAGCGAAATCCCAATATCAAAGATCAATTTTTACAATCAAACCACAACAACTTAAAAGCAAATGAGAAGAAAGGACATAATATCAAAGATCAATTTTTACAATCAAACCACAACCTCTGGGGCTCGTTAAGTGTCACACCAACAAATATCAAAGATCAATTTTTACAATCAAACCACAACAAGGAGCTGCCTCAAAGACAGACATTCCGGAATATCAAAGATCAATTTTTACAATCAAACCACAACATTTCCGTCTCCACTACTTTAATAACCTTAAATATCAAAGATCAATTTTTACAATCAAACCACAACCTACTGTGGCCGTTCCTGTGGCCTGGTTGGAATATCAAAGATCAATTTTTACAATCAAACCACAACCGAAGGGTATGGGCTATAGCGTGTGTTAGAAATATCAAAGATCAATTTTTACAATCAAACCACAACTCTATGTTGACTCTTGTCGGGCCCACACCGAATATCAAAGATCAATTTTTACAATCAAACCACAACCCGCTTATGGCTACTGTTATTTGAGGTGCTAATATCAAAGATCAATTTTTACAATCAAACCACAACATTTCCGTCTCCACTACTTTAATAACCTTAAATATCAAAGATCAATTTTTACAATCAAACCACAACCTACTGTGGCCGTTCCTGTGGCCTGGTTGGAATATCAAAGATCAATT
Coding sequences within it:
- the cas2 gene encoding CRISPR-associated endonuclease Cas2 — its product is MRHSRLNAYHIMWLFVFFDLPTNTKTERKNASGFRKKLMADGFTMMQYSVYSRHCASRESSAVHIKRVKSFVPSKGQVSIMEITDKQYGTIMNFWGKKTDPLPEGPKQLELF
- the cas1 gene encoding type II CRISPR-associated endonuclease Cas1, coding for MNQKHQTMLKRTLLFSNPYHLSTTSNQLVVNTKGNGTSRTVPIEDLGFVVLEHPQITFTQSAMQLLSENNTAVVFCNNKYLPVSMLLNLNANTVQTETFRYQLNASEPLKKQIWQQTIKAKIRNQAAALDLANFSKVENFGKVGLGNEALLHIAKNVKSGDVTNREGEAARRYWPLFFGRDFARERFGESPNPALNYGYAIIRAATARALSGSGLLPILGIHHRNKYNAYCLADDIMEPYRPIVDLQVKDMLENEMDCEDLKQDSKACLLELLSADVQMGKNKRPLMVALSETTASLAKVFKGESKKMKYPQL